One region of Chanodichthys erythropterus isolate Z2021 chromosome 17, ASM2448905v1, whole genome shotgun sequence genomic DNA includes:
- the npat gene encoding protein NPAT, which translates to MLLPSDVARLVLGYLQQEGLTATSRAFIYESPNLKEYAEHSSEDGIIPACVFSLFGKNLITILNEYVAVKAKETSQENQIPAVMTSLWKKLDFTLNQIKSLQNSPAVQRNQRLRTLNSIQNMRRQQRPLLVSQSPISGHPPLTPAGQCVLSTVSTPQGLLGHSTPVSYTSQHARPSTLCLSQPGESPLQILVPDNRLNPGPLSPARRKCDSPRRRGGGQLGASGTSRATVVSSTLIMETQSEETVTENLSQIVIENAREKILNDRSLQEKLAENINKILASDNSPQTSKAACSTMEQEQSIDEILGLQGEIHMTDDAIQDILAQTESDPAFQALFDLFDYGKSKTAEGSEQADGSFSTSTSAQESDETRLVDSASENGTGQEDSASGGESSAQNIQNMSETKSKNKSSSLRNVSKSSSTAPQPRIITKQTAQGSTNSKRGLVRARVLSGNKQSRGTTSLRLNDKADSRPPDQTVSSSSFAEEGVAMEIDEPENETSERVNVQNQQPVHLESSHTTETLNDNASSQILISNKTPQTTPTTETSDNTSVNDSGRVTGMTIGQNVDMGTSLSIQSDAAPSLYQPQSDIDTSPKTASLPSTNKTPLTPSCTQTQPNTVRNDLPTAGSSSSATTPITSVCVSDAQAKDPDPSKIVSLKIIISDEQDELPADAALNQAVSSITSDHIPTIFLSSPAKSPAKTLPATSTVITPEETAQAVSCLQGVEGVGSFGTPTRSVQNNGQAALARPACQETGFIQLLQANPTFGPSGGYFVMTDPAATEQRSNVMLLSSNVPQGTLSSMQHVVATPPRQRTVVSVGPNVSQTYSPGSTIIISSPVPPMLQNVMLPVSVMGQNTGKLTVLPNQITLPCSATVRQPAKVISQPKMAPKQNTDIGKTGTTGSGQVSKVLPQTSEQQKCVSGTSPSHRRILCFDVTPENSAAGQNSLQTSTLSSSTVTSSPTQQIQKEIPPTEPKQPLASDNCKRRIETIRLPEVHPNAGIKNSEKITIFHQQKAPKSRLTEKGLNLIIVNKSSNKAVTEPESHIRSESPKKSQASQEEDGGVVSQTSKSSAPEQKQKPVGNTKDSTQEESHESKLLKPAERASEKTSLQDSPGITANKENELESCHHQTSARPAEDLASSTAKSAIPVSSTSNKTLCKTSPLTKQAAEMLQDIQGQAPAATPPKRQAARGPDLPLPRTPGPGRAQEEQADGLRTPSRQRLRREGESTPRHLPPPATPDIPSCSPASEAGSENSINMAAHTLMILSRAARTGGPLKDSLRQEEASAGKSAIPKAKKRKQLEPSPPAKKELQLSSSSSSKKKSKKQKKLLDSFPDDLDVDKFLSSLHYDE; encoded by the exons tgcGCACTCTGAATAGCATTCAAAACATGAGACGTCAACAGAGACCCTTGTTGGTATCACAGTCTCCCATCTCTGGGCACCCCCCACTGACTCCAGCAGGCCAATGTGTCCTCAGCACTGTGTCCACCCCTCAAGGCTTGCTTGGACATTCCACCCCAGTGTCTTACACGTCCCAGCATGCCAGACCCTCCACTCTCTGCCTTAGTCAGCCAG GGGAGTCACCGTTGCAGATACTGGTCCCTGATAATAGACTGAATCCAGGACCTTTGTCTCCGGCCCGCAGAAAATG TGACTCTCCGAGGCGGAGAGGAGGTGGTCAGTTGGGTGCCAGCGGGACCAGCAGGGCCACGGTAGTGTCCAGTACTCTCATCATGGAAACTCAGAGTGAAGAGACTGTGACGGAGAACTTATCT cAAATAGTTATAGAAAATGCCAGAGAAAAAATTCTCAATGATAGATCCTTACAAGAGAAACTTGCTGAAAACATCAACAAAATCTTGGCAAG TGATAATAGTCCTCAGACATCAAAAGCTGCCTGCAGTACTATGGAACAAGAGCAGTCGATCGATGAAATCCTGGGTCTCCAG GGGGAAATTCATATGACAGATGATGCCATTCAAGACATACTGGCACAGACGGAGTCAGACCCGGCATTTCAGGCCCTCTTTGACCTATTTGACTATG GGAAAAGTAAAACGGCTGAAGGCAGTGAACAGGCTGATGGGAGTTTCAGTACCAGTACTAGTGCTCAGGAGAGTGATGAGACCAGGCTCGTAGACAGTGCCTCTGAAAATG gTACTGGACAGGAGGATTCTGCATCAGGAGGAGAAAGTAGTGCACAAAACATCCAGAATATGTCTGAgacaaaaagcaaaaacaagtCGTCCAGCCTTCGTAATGTGTCAAAGTCTTCTTCCACGGCTCCGCAGCCACGAATTATAACCAAACAAACTGCACAAGGATCCACAAACTCCAAGAGAGGTCTAGTCAGGGCTAGAGTTTTGTCCGGCAATAAACAATCCAGAGGTACCACTTCTCTAAGGTTGAACGATAAAGCAGATTCACGTCCACCTGACCAAACTGTATCAAGCTCCTCTTTTGCAGAGGAAGGAGTTGCCATGGAGATAGATGAACCAGAAAATGAAACCTCTGAGAGAGTAAACGTTCAGAATCAACAGCCAGTTCATCTGGAGAGCTCTCACACAACAGAAACACTCAATGATAATGCAAGCAGTCAAATTCTCATATCAAATAAGACACCACAAACCACACCCACTACTGAAACGTCAGATAATACATCAGTCAACGATTCTGGGCGAGTAACAGGAATGACTATTGGACAGAATGTAGATATGGGAACCTCTTTATCCATTCAAAGTGACGCTGCGCCCTCACTTTACCAACCCCAATCTGACATTGACACATCCCCCAAAACAGCTTCTCTGCCCTCCACAAATAAAACGCCTTTAACTCCTTCCTGCACACAAACTCAGCCCAACACTGTCAGGAACGATCTCCCTACAGCAGGTTCTTCATCTTCCGCCACTACGCCGATTACCTCCGTGTGCGTTTCTGATGCCCAGGCCAAGGATCCTGACCCCAGTAAGATTGTCTCTCTGAAAATCATCATCAGTGATGAGCAGGATGAGCTCCCTGCTGATGCAGCACTGAACCAGGCTGTTTCCAGCATCACCAGTGACCACATCCCCACCATCTTCCTGTCCTCTCCTGCCAAATCACCTGCCAAGACTTTGCCTGCAACCTCTACGGTCATAACACCAGAAGAAACGGCCCAGGCTGTGAGCTGCTTGCAGGGGGTGGAGGGCGTTGGATCATTTGGAACACCTACGAGGAGCGTGCAAAATAATGGACAGGCTGCATTGGCACGTCCTGCGTGTCAGGAAACCGGTTTCATTCAGCTGTTGCAAGCCAACCCCACCTTTGGGCCTTCAGGCGGATATTTTGTCATGACTGATCCGGCTGCTACAGAGCAGAGGTCAAATGTCATGCTGCTTTCAAGTAATGTGCCTCAAGGGACTCTGTCTTCAATGCAGCATGTGGTAGCGACGCCACCTCGCCAGAGGACTGTAGTGTCTGTGGGACCAAATGTCTCTCAGACCTATTCGCCTG GCTCCACAATCATTATATCCTCACCAGTTCCGCCCATGTTACAAAATGTAATGCTTCCAGTGTCTGTAATGGGGCAGAATACTGGAAAACTCACAGTTCTTCCTAATCAG ATAACTTTGCCATGTTCAGCCACTGTAAGGCAACCTGCAAAAGTTATTTCTCAACCCAAAATGGCACCCAAGCAAAACACTGACATTG GCAAAACTGGCACAACTGGGTCCGGTCAAGTTTCAAAAGTGCTTCCCCAGACGTCTGAGCAACAAAAGTGTGTGAGTGGAACAAGTCCCAGCCATCGACGTATACTCTGCTTTGACGTCACACCCGAAAACTCGGCAGCTGGGCAGAATTCCTTACAGACAAGCACACTCTCGTCCTCTACTGTTACATCCTCCCCAACTCAGCAGATTCAGAAAGAAATTCCACCCACTGAACCGAAACAGCCTTTAGCTTCTGACAACTGTAAAAGAAGAATAGAAACGATTAGATTGCCAGAAGTGCATCCCAATGCAGGTATAAAGAACTCTGAAAAAATCACCATATTTCATCAACAAAAAGCCCCAAAAAGTAGATTAACTGAAAAGGGACTAAATCTAATCATTGTAAATAAGTCTTCCAACAAAGCTGTGACTGAGCCAGAGTCTCACATTAGATCAGAATCACCGAAAAAATCACAAGCATCACAGGAGGAGGATGGCGGAGTGGTTTCACAGACTTCAAAATCATCTGCTCCGGAACAAAAGCAGAAACCAGTAGGCAACACAAAGGACAGCACACAGGAAGAGTCTCATGAAAGTAAGCTTTTAAAACCAGCAGAGAGAGCGTCAGAGAAAACGTCCTTACAGGACTCTCCAGGCATcactgcaaataaagaaaatgagCTGGAGAGCTGCCATCATCAGACATCTGCACGCCCCGCTGAGGATCTTGCATCTTCTACAGCCAAATCGGCGATACCCGTTTCGAGCACTTCTAATAAAACTTTATGCAAGACGAGCCCCCTAACTAAACAAGCTGCTGAGATGCTGCAGGACATACAGGGCCAGGCTCCTGCGGCCACTCCGCCGAAGAGGCAGGCAGCGAGAGGTCCAGATCTCCCTCTCCCAAGAACACCTGGACCAGGACGTGCACAGGAGGAGCAGGCGGATGGATTGAGAACCCCGTCCCGGCAAAGACTAAGGAGGGAGGGTGAAAGCACGCCGAGGCATCTCCCCCCTCCCGCCACACCCGATATCCCCTCCTGTAGTCCCGCCAGCGAGGCGGGGAGTGAGAACAGCATCAACATGGCTGCCCACACTCTCATGATCCTGTCACGCGCCGCCAGGACAGGAGGTCCTCTGAAAGACAGCTTGCGTCAGGAGGAGGCCAGTGCTGGAAAATCTGCCATCCCTAAAGCAAAGAAACGGAAGCAACTTGAACCAAGCCCTCCTGCAAAGAAAGAGCTACAGCTTTCCAGCTCCTCAAGCAGTAAAAAGAAATCTAAG aaacAAAAGAAGCTGCTGGACTCCTTTCCCGATGACTTGGATGTGGACAAATTTCTGTCATCCCTGCACTATGATGAGTAA